From the Acidilutibacter cellobiosedens genome, one window contains:
- a CDS encoding SagB/ThcOx family dehydrogenase — translation MKKTGIKTNTFREKSCFNRINKINIYELYHRNSELNSVSLYKFSEGIEKAISDDGFLEAICEEKKLYNDCSTINMPDPNPNLTELNLFDVLYKRRSVRKFDKSKPVNLEELSTILFYSGGIMGKYEPFQNKPKCNLFAFPSAGGLVPTDIYFFVTNVEGLDSGIYYYNPYEHNLKIIDKGFSPQDYRKITGSYNLAVNSSFVVYILGDMELTGYKYGDRGYRFMNLEAGHLAQNLYLTSTAIGAGAVASGGFLDKEILEMLKLRDVGIFVLYEIIIGKPDLRVDYRFL, via the coding sequence TTGAAAAAAACAGGGATCAAAACTAATACATTTAGAGAGAAAAGTTGTTTTAACCGGATAAATAAAATAAATATATATGAATTGTATCATAGAAATTCGGAGCTTAATTCCGTAAGCTTATATAAATTTTCGGAGGGTATAGAAAAAGCAATATCAGACGATGGATTCTTAGAGGCAATCTGTGAAGAGAAAAAATTATATAATGATTGTTCTACTATAAATATGCCTGATCCTAACCCTAATTTGACGGAACTTAATTTGTTTGATGTTTTATATAAAAGAAGAAGTGTCAGGAAATTTGATAAAAGTAAACCGGTTAATCTTGAGGAACTCTCTACAATTTTATTTTACAGCGGTGGAATTATGGGAAAATATGAACCATTTCAAAACAAACCCAAATGTAACTTATTTGCTTTCCCTTCTGCAGGCGGGCTTGTGCCTACTGATATATATTTTTTTGTAACAAATGTTGAAGGACTTGATTCCGGGATTTATTATTATAACCCTTATGAGCATAATTTAAAAATTATTGATAAGGGTTTTAGTCCTCAGGATTATAGAAAAATCACTGGCTCTTATAATTTGGCTGTAAATTCCTCATTTGTTGTTTATATTTTAGGAGATATGGAATTAACAGGATATAAGTATGGTGACAGAGGGTACAGATTTATGAATTTGGAAGCAGGGCATTTGGCACAAAATCTTTACTTGACATCAACGGCAATAGGTGCCGGAGCTGTGGCATCAGGAGGATTTTTAGATAAAGAAATATTGGAGATGCTGAAATTAAGGGATGTGGGCATATTTGTACTGTATGAAATAATAATAGGGAAGCCGGACTTAAGAGTAGATTATAGATTTTTATAA
- a CDS encoding YcaO-like family protein, which yields MDDSLYVSYWYKSSNFLSNGTLSSFKSKVNNGISGYGVSLQLKQLSLLAGLGEFLERETFISGNVRNKHYKGNGIYGYSFIQNKAVKIEYSRVFGDKKIFADSCGMASHTNSKSCVMEAMREFIERQSYIFNYLSKSKGIIIDLDGIDEYKAVSNGFEELKFYNISLLEDYYVILGKAYHNEEFYVGLGASDDIDTALKLAIKELFQMKYGYKNLDKKRSRSTKTKELDYSKIFLGLPTDLLVNAYSYLDKEPPKIKYEDCSSKEFNLESIIKDLNLKYEMDPLIVFIKPFRDIKNLKVAKVLDLNWFPHLMPRFYDDKVYDFVERVTNVKLDRACNTLPFP from the coding sequence ATGGATGATAGTTTATATGTAAGTTATTGGTATAAAAGTTCAAATTTTCTTTCAAACGGGACTCTAAGTTCTTTTAAATCGAAAGTTAATAACGGAATAAGTGGGTATGGAGTAAGCTTACAGTTAAAGCAATTATCTCTGCTGGCAGGATTGGGAGAATTTTTGGAGAGGGAAACTTTTATTTCGGGAAATGTACGTAATAAACATTATAAAGGTAATGGAATTTATGGTTATTCATTTATTCAAAATAAAGCCGTAAAAATTGAATATAGCAGAGTATTTGGTGATAAAAAGATTTTTGCCGATTCCTGCGGAATGGCGTCCCATACGAATTCAAAATCGTGTGTTATGGAAGCGATGAGAGAGTTTATCGAAAGGCAAAGTTATATTTTTAATTATTTGTCTAAGAGTAAAGGAATTATTATTGATTTAGATGGTATAGATGAATATAAGGCTGTTTCAAACGGATTTGAAGAATTGAAATTTTATAATATATCTTTGTTAGAAGACTATTATGTTATATTGGGCAAGGCTTATCATAATGAAGAATTTTATGTCGGATTGGGGGCATCTGATGACATTGATACTGCATTGAAATTGGCTATAAAAGAATTGTTTCAAATGAAATACGGATATAAAAATTTAGATAAAAAGAGAAGCAGGAGTACCAAAACTAAGGAACTTGATTATTCCAAGATTTTTTTGGGGTTACCGACGGATTTACTGGTGAATGCCTATTCATATTTAGATAAGGAGCCTCCAAAAATTAAATACGAAGACTGCAGCAGCAAAGAATTTAATCTTGAGAGTATTATAAAGGATTTAAATTTGAAATATGAAATGGATCCCCTGATAGTCTTTATAAAACCATTCAGGGATATTAAGAATTTGAAAGTAGCTAAAGTACTTGATTTAAATTGGTTTCCTCATTTAATGCCCAGGTTTTATGATGATAAAGTATATGATTTTGTTGAAAGGGTGACTAATGTAAAGCTTGACAGAGCATGCAATACTTTGCCTTTTCCGTAA
- a CDS encoding McbB family protein, translated as MTYKVIPFLITNYDDKSVVQNSENLVILKDKNMIDFLNWCDENAVYEIKREQVENFLKDRTSDGIKFMIDNNLIYLIKDKPVDYKDIVIYSNDDVFLDSMKFNAKGYDKKILYEKLAIDNTNVGNLKKGDLYIIFLNPFNFRYFSEIVGSFREQNILCRFAFYYNNKIYITNYYKREWYNPCPLCFFGNLEASLRGMSKAHNTVSFQTLLDLIYKKDAKFQVKNNFSNYDMMLLTETLLYSLEVKDMSNINGVYYIDIKNHSVYSDSAMYWELCDCYD; from the coding sequence TTGACATATAAAGTAATTCCATTTTTAATAACAAATTATGATGATAAATCAGTGGTTCAAAACTCGGAAAATTTAGTTATATTAAAGGATAAAAATATGATTGATTTTTTGAATTGGTGTGATGAAAATGCCGTATATGAAATTAAACGGGAACAGGTTGAAAATTTTTTGAAGGACAGGACTTCCGATGGTATTAAATTTATGATTGATAATAATTTGATTTATTTAATAAAGGATAAGCCGGTTGACTATAAGGATATAGTCATATATTCAAATGATGATGTATTCTTAGACAGCATGAAATTTAACGCTAAGGGATATGATAAAAAAATTTTATACGAAAAATTGGCAATAGATAACACAAATGTAGGAAATCTTAAAAAAGGCGACCTTTATATAATTTTTTTGAATCCGTTTAATTTTAGATATTTTAGTGAAATCGTAGGTAGTTTTAGGGAACAAAATATACTCTGCAGATTTGCTTTTTATTATAATAATAAAATATATATTACCAACTATTATAAAAGAGAATGGTATAATCCGTGTCCTCTGTGCTTTTTCGGCAATTTGGAGGCTTCGCTGAGAGGAATGTCTAAAGCACATAATACGGTTTCTTTTCAAACTTTATTGGATTTAATATATAAGAAGGATGCAAAATTCCAGGTAAAAAACAATTTTTCTAATTATGATATGATGCTTTTGACTGAAACCTTATTATATAGTTTGGAAGTCAAAGATATGTCGAATATTAACGGTGTATATTATATTGATATAAAAAATCACAGCGTATATTCGGATAGTGCTATGTATTGGGAGCTGTGTGATTGCTATGATTGA
- a CDS encoding CPBP family intramembrane glutamic endopeptidase codes for MEKKKVHKGPLYYWLYYLALAMLISIFLGQLFPYLVTRLLGIVGILSPKDYFQFEFMKFDLYYLYFGAFVFLLYYYIFKKNKRIENGDYLHLFKLKPMNIILYVLIGFSLSCCNGYIVDLTGKFFVKSFQNYSRNFKVWEGNNVYTFVILAVIIGPIVQEVAVRHFFSRCLYRSYSLITVILLQAVMFGVGHMNSIQGIYTFIGGILFMVLVLWMDNLYPAVISHMACNLYAVVVSPFLYKYGIDLKMFFAVLIIPLLFMVYKRRQYDALDKNNPYWR; via the coding sequence GTGGAGAAGAAAAAAGTCCATAAGGGGCCGCTTTATTATTGGTTATATTATTTAGCACTGGCAATGCTTATTTCTATATTTTTGGGACAGTTGTTTCCTTATTTAGTAACCAGGTTGTTAGGCATAGTTGGAATATTATCGCCTAAAGATTATTTTCAGTTTGAATTTATGAAATTTGATTTATATTATCTATACTTTGGCGCATTTGTATTTTTATTATATTATTATATTTTTAAGAAGAATAAACGCATAGAAAATGGAGATTATTTACATTTATTTAAACTGAAGCCGATGAATATTATTTTATATGTACTAATAGGGTTTTCATTATCATGTTGTAATGGTTATATTGTAGATTTGACAGGAAAATTTTTTGTTAAGTCATTCCAAAATTATTCGAGAAATTTTAAAGTATGGGAAGGAAATAATGTTTATACATTTGTTATATTGGCCGTAATTATAGGACCAATAGTACAAGAAGTAGCCGTCAGGCATTTTTTTTCTAGATGTTTATATAGAAGTTATTCATTGATTACGGTGATTTTATTGCAGGCTGTTATGTTTGGTGTGGGACACATGAATAGTATACAGGGAATCTATACTTTTATAGGAGGTATTCTTTTTATGGTTCTAGTATTATGGATGGATAATTTGTATCCGGCTGTAATCAGTCATATGGCATGCAATCTTTATGCTGTTGTTGTATCACCTTTTTTATATAAATACGGGATTGATTTAAAAATGTTTTTTGCCGTTTTGATTATACCTTTATTGTTTATGGTTTATAAAAGAAGGCAGTATGATGCTCTGGATAAAAACAATCCTTATTGGAGGTGA
- a CDS encoding LytR/AlgR family response regulator transcription factor: MSSLLIAEEESAVAESLADTARYIRNDLNITITKHAKEALKYIKINHYDLFLLGMEFESCTGIELAKKIRETENHKLTPIFFIVSVPVKKFDISGMSCSDIKLLPEREVRKALEVFDGETEKDDDSKNHIVLHHKGHTHVINKDEIIYIESNKGSIFVNTINKKIEIPSYKFTMEKLLTELAEGFIRCHREYIVNTKYVEEFEGTDVVKLKNVDIALPIGRKYKDFFKK, translated from the coding sequence ATGAGCAGTCTGCTGATTGCGGAGGAGGAATCAGCTGTTGCTGAAAGTCTGGCAGATACGGCAAGATATATACGCAATGATTTAAATATCACTATAACAAAACATGCTAAAGAAGCTTTAAAATATATAAAAATCAATCATTATGACTTGTTTCTGCTGGGTATGGAATTTGAAAGCTGTACGGGGATTGAACTGGCTAAAAAGATAAGGGAGACGGAAAATCATAAATTAACGCCGATATTTTTTATAGTTTCCGTTCCCGTGAAGAAATTTGATATATCAGGAATGAGCTGCAGTGATATCAAACTTTTGCCGGAAAGAGAAGTAAGGAAAGCCTTGGAAGTATTTGACGGTGAAACTGAAAAAGATGATGACAGTAAAAATCATATTGTATTACATCATAAGGGACATACCCATGTGATAAATAAAGACGAGATTATTTATATCGAATCCAATAAAGGTTCCATATTTGTAAATACCATTAATAAAAAAATTGAAATTCCTTCCTATAAATTTACTATGGAAAAACTTTTGACTGAATTGGCAGAAGGCTTTATAAGATGTCATAGAGAATATATAGTAAACACAAAATATGTAGAAGAATTTGAAGGTACAGATGTGGTCAAACTCAAAAATGTAGATATTGCTCTTCCTATCGGAAGGAAATACAAAGATTTTTTTAAAAAGTAG
- a CDS encoding NAD(P)-binding protein has product MSVIRVNINGREVETTVGKSILDVAEENGIDIPHLCYDNRMEIYGGCGLCVVEIEGIPKLQRACATPVRDGMVVKTHTDRIVDTRKAALRLLVSDHRGDCRPPCVLACPAHTDCQGYVGLIANGQFDEALKLIKDKIPVPASIGRICPHPCEDACRRQLVEEPISIARLKAFAGDMDLAGEKYIPEIKENTGKKVAVVGAGPAGLSNAFFLRREGHDVTIYEAMPHGGGMLRYGIPEYRLPKEVLDKEISLIEKMGVKIVYNTKLGEDISLEYLKNNYDAVFIGIGAWKSSSIRCKGEDKKGVLGGIDFLREVSTNGKAEIGKRVAVVGGGNTAMDVARTAVRLGADKVSVLYRRTREEIPAEDVEIEEAEEEGVEFNYLVAPIEITGDDKVTGIRCQKMKLGEPDASGRRKPVPIEGEEIVFDVDTVIGAIGQQVTLGNIKGLNVTKKNTIQVKEGTYETNIPKVFAGGDVVSGPKIAIEAIAQGKEASIVMDSFLRGEIKPLEESYYVKQDDLTEKDFADRERIDRAISNVLSPEKRKNNFHSINETMTAEEAMKEGSRCLECGCKDYFECQLFKYINEYDIDPDKAHGEKHKRNNEDYHPFIERNPDKCILCSKCIRVCDDVVGVTALGLIDRGFNSIASPEFGLHLRDTECISCGQCVDACPVGAIIEKSAVKKQVPVDLKTTPSVCTFCGVGCNLNLESKGEYIYRTTPREDLEEGLLCMKGKFGVDHVNNKNRILEPTVYGEKVSKNLALNHVVKKLQSIRGMYGKDSIGVLVSPRFTTEELFVLKKIADKLGTSLTGSFVLEGGDGLKNLFGYNASANGYDEIYSTDLILSLGNIYENHPVMGMKMRRAYKKGKKIISVSKEGTRLDDIADISYSPEDNLNFLKGLIKVLIEQGYVNEKEIGEKSVGYEELKKWVKDASVDKNIEAIAKMYGEAKKAIIVVEEDTLTDEAVKLLGETAYLTGKIGKAHRGIIIMRVKNNSQGAWDVGFRTSGKEVAELIEKGQVKGLIVLGEDPVKADKKLKETFKKLEFLGVFDIFNTETAKEAEVVIPIGSSYESSGSFTRSDRRIQKVNPGIKPRIGESNLELFMDWADKLNIEYRDLEDIREDISHTIPEYSQLLSLEDQNRIYWSDKSVSKGLLYDNGFATEDKKAHLFSGKDGKMYREKKVYDTIDINLEEYAEREGIR; this is encoded by the coding sequence ATGTCGGTTATAAGAGTTAATATAAATGGCAGAGAAGTGGAAACCACTGTCGGCAAAAGTATATTGGATGTCGCTGAAGAAAACGGCATAGATATTCCACATCTTTGTTATGATAATAGAATGGAAATATACGGTGGCTGCGGACTTTGCGTTGTGGAAATCGAAGGTATTCCGAAACTTCAAAGGGCCTGTGCTACTCCTGTAAGAGACGGAATGGTAGTAAAAACCCACACGGACAGAATAGTAGATACAAGAAAAGCAGCGTTAAGGCTTCTTGTGTCGGATCACAGGGGAGACTGCAGACCTCCTTGCGTATTGGCTTGTCCGGCTCATACGGATTGTCAGGGCTATGTAGGGCTTATTGCTAACGGTCAGTTTGATGAAGCCTTAAAACTTATAAAGGATAAGATTCCCGTACCGGCAAGTATAGGAAGAATATGTCCTCATCCTTGTGAAGATGCATGCAGGAGACAGCTTGTGGAAGAACCTATCTCAATAGCAAGATTAAAAGCTTTTGCTGGGGATATGGATCTTGCTGGAGAAAAGTATATTCCTGAAATAAAAGAAAATACAGGGAAAAAGGTGGCAGTCGTAGGCGCGGGACCTGCCGGCCTTTCAAATGCATTTTTCTTAAGACGGGAAGGCCATGATGTAACGATATATGAGGCAATGCCTCACGGAGGCGGAATGTTGAGATACGGAATTCCGGAATACAGGCTTCCCAAAGAAGTTCTTGATAAGGAGATATCCCTTATTGAAAAGATGGGGGTTAAAATCGTATATAATACCAAACTCGGTGAAGATATAAGCCTCGAATACCTGAAAAACAATTATGACGCGGTATTTATCGGAATAGGTGCATGGAAGAGTTCAAGTATCCGATGTAAAGGTGAAGACAAAAAAGGAGTCCTCGGAGGAATTGACTTTTTGAGGGAAGTCAGCACCAACGGGAAAGCAGAAATAGGGAAAAGAGTAGCAGTAGTAGGCGGCGGAAATACCGCTATGGACGTAGCGAGAACTGCCGTAAGACTGGGCGCCGATAAAGTAAGCGTGTTATACAGAAGAACGAGGGAAGAAATTCCGGCAGAGGATGTAGAAATTGAAGAAGCGGAAGAAGAAGGAGTGGAATTTAATTATTTAGTTGCTCCTATTGAGATAACGGGTGATGACAAGGTTACAGGAATCAGATGCCAGAAGATGAAATTGGGAGAGCCCGATGCATCGGGAAGAAGAAAACCCGTTCCTATAGAAGGGGAAGAAATAGTATTTGACGTGGATACTGTTATAGGGGCAATAGGCCAGCAGGTAACTTTGGGAAATATTAAGGGATTAAATGTAACCAAGAAAAATACTATTCAGGTTAAAGAAGGAACTTATGAGACAAACATTCCAAAGGTATTTGCAGGAGGAGACGTAGTTTCGGGACCGAAAATTGCCATAGAAGCTATAGCCCAAGGCAAGGAAGCATCCATTGTAATGGACAGTTTCTTAAGAGGAGAAATCAAACCTTTGGAAGAAAGTTATTATGTAAAACAAGATGATTTAACCGAAAAGGATTTTGCAGACAGAGAAAGAATAGACAGAGCTATATCCAATGTATTATCCCCTGAAAAGAGAAAGAACAATTTCCATTCCATAAATGAGACTATGACTGCTGAAGAGGCAATGAAGGAAGGCAGCCGATGTTTGGAATGCGGATGTAAGGATTACTTTGAATGTCAGTTATTTAAATATATTAATGAATATGATATAGACCCGGACAAAGCTCACGGAGAAAAACATAAGAGAAATAACGAGGATTATCATCCGTTTATTGAGAGAAATCCGGATAAATGTATACTCTGCAGCAAATGTATCAGAGTCTGCGATGATGTAGTGGGAGTTACTGCTTTAGGGCTTATTGACAGAGGATTTAATTCCATAGCAAGCCCCGAGTTCGGACTTCATTTGAGAGATACCGAATGTATTTCCTGCGGCCAGTGCGTGGATGCATGTCCTGTAGGGGCTATTATTGAAAAATCAGCTGTTAAGAAGCAAGTACCGGTGGATTTAAAAACTACTCCTTCAGTATGTACTTTCTGCGGAGTCGGATGTAATTTGAACCTTGAAAGCAAGGGAGAATACATTTACAGAACTACTCCGAGGGAAGACTTGGAGGAAGGCCTCCTCTGCATGAAAGGTAAATTTGGAGTAGATCATGTTAATAATAAAAACAGGATATTGGAACCGACGGTTTACGGAGAAAAGGTATCTAAGAATTTAGCACTAAACCATGTAGTTAAAAAACTTCAATCCATAAGAGGAATGTATGGCAAGGATAGTATCGGAGTACTTGTTTCCCCGAGATTTACTACGGAAGAACTGTTTGTTTTGAAAAAAATTGCCGATAAACTCGGCACATCTTTGACCGGGTCCTTTGTATTAGAGGGCGGAGACGGTTTGAAGAACTTGTTCGGATATAATGCATCTGCCAACGGATATGATGAGATATACAGCACGGATTTAATTCTTTCCTTAGGGAATATATATGAAAATCATCCTGTAATGGGGATGAAGATGAGAAGGGCATATAAAAAGGGAAAGAAAATAATATCAGTATCTAAAGAAGGAACAAGGCTTGATGATATTGCAGATATAAGTTATTCTCCGGAGGATAATTTGAATTTCTTAAAAGGATTGATAAAAGTACTCATTGAACAAGGATATGTGAACGAAAAGGAAATCGGAGAAAAATCCGTAGGTTATGAGGAATTGAAAAAGTGGGTAAAAGATGCATCTGTTGACAAGAATATTGAAGCTATTGCGAAGATGTACGGAGAAGCTAAAAAGGCAATAATAGTGGTTGAAGAGGATACTCTTACGGATGAAGCCGTAAAACTTTTAGGTGAAACTGCATATCTGACCGGAAAGATAGGAAAGGCTCACAGAGGAATTATTATTATGAGAGTTAAAAACAATAGTCAAGGAGCATGGGATGTGGGCTTCAGAACTTCCGGAAAAGAAGTGGCAGAGCTTATTGAAAAAGGCCAGGTAAAAGGCTTGATAGTTTTGGGAGAAGATCCTGTCAAGGCAGATAAAAAATTAAAGGAAACATTTAAGAAACTTGAATTCCTCGGAGTATTTGATATATTCAACACGGAAACAGCCAAAGAAGCAGAAGTTGTAATTCCTATCGGAAGTTCCTATGAATCTTCGGGAAGCTTCACAAGATCCGACAGAAGGATTCAAAAAGTAAATCCGGGAATCAAACCGAGAATAGGAGAAAGCAATCTTGAACTATTCATGGATTGGGCTGACAAGTTGAATATTGAATATAGGGATTTGGAGGATATAAGGGAAGATATATCCCATACTATCCCTGAATATAGCCAATTACTGAGCTTAGAAGACCAAAACAGAATATATTGGTCTGACAAATCCGTTTCAAAAGGATTGCTGTACGATAACGGGTTTGCCACAGAAGATAAAAAAGCTCATTTATTCTCAGGGAAAGACGGAAAGATGTACAGAGAAAAGAAAGTGTATGACACTATAGATATAAACCTTGAGGAATATGCGGAAAGGGAAGGAATAAGATAG
- a CDS encoding NADH-quinone oxidoreductase subunit NuoF — protein MKIRVGLGSCGIAAGGGKLLDIIKDEVSNEKLDISVEPTGCIGMCFYEPIVDVVDGGKTYSYGFVDEKLAREIVDKHVKNGQPIEDKLIYTSDEPAGYVKKQVKVALENCGRINPENIDDYIEKGGYSSAERILKSMSPEEVIEEIKISGLRGRGGAGFPTWFKWNAARQSKGDTKYVVCNADEGDPGAFMDRSVLEGDPHRVIEGMIIAGYSIGSHQGVIYCRAEYPLAIKRLEIAMKQARERNYLGNNIFGSSFNFDIRIKKGAGAFVCGEETALIASLEGERGMPRLKPPFPAQSGYWKKPTNINNVETYANVPWIMLHGPEKFAEMGTEKSKGTKVFALTGKIKNGGLVEVPMGMTLREVIFGIGGGIKGDKEFKAVQLGGPSGGCVPKELLDTPVTYEDIVKTGAIVGSGGMVVMDETTCMVDMARFFLDFTCKESCGKCIYCRIGTKRMLEILEKITKGEATLDDLDELENLAVTVKDGSMCGLGQTAPNPVLTTLRYFRDEYIAHIVDKKCPAKKCTALLTYNIDPQFCVGCTACARNCPVHAISGEVKKTHVIDHEKCIKCGNCLNTCKFNAVKVD, from the coding sequence ATGAAAATTAGGGTTGGTTTAGGCAGTTGCGGTATAGCTGCGGGAGGCGGAAAATTACTTGATATAATAAAAGACGAAGTTTCTAACGAAAAACTTGACATTTCTGTAGAACCTACCGGCTGTATTGGAATGTGTTTTTATGAACCAATTGTTGATGTTGTTGATGGGGGCAAGACTTACAGTTACGGATTTGTTGATGAAAAACTTGCAAGGGAAATAGTAGACAAGCATGTGAAAAATGGACAACCGATTGAAGATAAATTAATATATACCAGTGACGAACCGGCAGGTTATGTTAAAAAACAAGTTAAAGTTGCCCTTGAAAATTGCGGCAGGATAAACCCGGAAAACATAGATGATTACATTGAAAAGGGAGGGTATTCATCTGCAGAGAGAATTTTGAAATCCATGAGCCCTGAAGAAGTAATAGAGGAAATTAAAATTTCGGGATTAAGAGGAAGAGGAGGAGCCGGTTTTCCTACTTGGTTTAAATGGAATGCAGCTCGTCAATCTAAAGGAGATACAAAGTATGTAGTTTGTAACGCAGATGAAGGAGATCCGGGAGCTTTTATGGATAGAAGCGTATTGGAAGGAGATCCTCACAGAGTCATAGAAGGTATGATTATTGCCGGATATTCCATAGGCTCACATCAGGGGGTTATATATTGCCGTGCGGAATATCCCCTTGCAATTAAGAGATTGGAAATTGCCATGAAGCAGGCAAGAGAAAGAAATTACCTCGGAAATAATATATTTGGTTCTTCTTTTAATTTTGATATAAGGATTAAAAAGGGAGCGGGAGCTTTCGTGTGCGGAGAAGAAACGGCCCTTATAGCATCCCTTGAAGGGGAAAGAGGAATGCCAAGGTTGAAACCACCTTTCCCGGCTCAATCAGGTTATTGGAAAAAGCCTACAAATATTAATAATGTTGAAACTTATGCAAACGTACCTTGGATAATGCTTCACGGACCTGAAAAATTCGCAGAAATGGGTACGGAAAAGAGCAAGGGAACGAAGGTATTTGCTCTTACGGGAAAGATAAAAAACGGCGGACTTGTAGAAGTACCTATGGGAATGACTCTTCGTGAAGTAATATTCGGCATTGGCGGAGGAATAAAAGGAGACAAGGAGTTCAAGGCAGTTCAATTGGGAGGCCCTTCAGGAGGATGCGTTCCAAAGGAATTATTGGATACTCCCGTAACATATGAGGATATCGTCAAAACCGGAGCTATTGTCGGTTCAGGCGGAATGGTTGTTATGGATGAAACAACCTGCATGGTTGACATGGCAAGATTTTTCCTTGACTTTACTTGTAAGGAATCCTGCGGAAAATGTATTTATTGTAGAATCGGGACTAAGAGGATGCTGGAGATACTTGAGAAGATTACTAAAGGAGAAGCAACTCTTGATGATTTGGATGAACTTGAAAATCTTGCCGTTACAGTAAAAGACGGTTCAATGTGCGGACTTGGACAGACGGCACCTAATCCTGTTTTAACAACTCTCAGATATTTTAGAGATGAATATATTGCCCATATAGTTGATAAAAAATGTCCGGCAAAGAAATGTACTGCATTGCTGACATATAATATAGATCCACAGTTCTGCGTAGGATGTACTGCTTGTGCTAGAAATTGCCCTGTTCATGCGATTTCGGGCGAAGTTAAGAAAACTCATGTAATTGATCATGAAAAATGTATTAAATGCGGAAATTGTTTAAATACATGTAAATTTAATGCTGTAAAAGTAGATTAA